CCAATCAAAATACCCAGCGCCAGAAATAGATAGGCTAAAACATGCTGCCGGTAAAACTGCCACAGCAACACAGCCGCAGTAAAAAGTCCGAAGAAAATGAATGTTTCACTGTTTAGAAAATTAATTTCTGCAAATTTGGGAGAGAAAAATAACAATAAACAACTAAGCAATATAAAGCTTAGAAATACTCCAATATATGCGGAAATATTAATTTTTATATTTCTTGACGGCATGGTTAAGGAAGATTATCCTTCGTTGGTTTTCAACATTGATTTCCCTAAAATAAGCAAATTATTACGGCCATTCCAAAGTAGTTTTTGTGATCGATGAAATCAATCTTTCTTTTACTTTGGCATCCATCAAACTTGTGGATGCAGAACAAACACTCCGATCTTCTTCAAAATCCGTCCTGCTGCACTCCTCAAAATCCTGAATAAACACTCAACAGATTTTACTTGCAATTTCATAAGTAAACTCTTAAAGTATTTTATGGAAAAGAAAAAAAATCTTGCTGAAATTGAGGAATGCAAAGAGGATAATTGAGAGATCGACAATTTTGCATCCAAATGTTATTTGACAAATTTAACATCTTATATATTCTATTAACACTCTTCTGGATCTTATCGATGCCTGATTTTTCCCAAGGCCAAATCATACAAATCAAAGAAATCTTTACAATAGGTAGCAGCGAAAACGAACTATTCTATAGTATCAAGGACATTTGCATTGCAGATGATAGCACTTTTTATGTCGCTGACTCTAAAGGATTTAGTGTTAGTAAGTATAATAAAGATGGAACTCTAATTAAAAGAATTGGCCAACGTGGGCAAGGGCCTGGTGAGTTTAGTATGGAACCCTTTACAGTGATTTTAGTGGAAGACACACTCTACGTTGCAGATGGCTTAGGCAAGATACAGCTTTTCAACACAAAACTTGAGTATCTAATAAATCTACCTGGTTTACTTCTTAGTACCTTTGTTGTAGACAGTTACACAAAAAGAGTGATCAGTGTTACCAATTCATATGAACCAAAGGAAGTATTGCTTTATCTCTCTTTTTTCAACACTAAATTCGAAAAGACATCATCCGTAATAATTGATAAACCGCACGAATATTTTATGCTAAATCGTTTTCAGATAGCTGTTGACGAAAATCACATAATTCTAATGTTTTATCATCTAAATAGAATAGAAATCAGAGACAAGAATGGTCATTTTAGAAAAAAGTTTTCGATAGAGGGTCTGCCAAATGATGTACCAATAACGGACATGTCAAAACGATTGAAAAAAGCGAAATCATTAACTCCTAGCCATCGTCAAGCTTTATCATTTTTGCCAGACAAATTTATTTTCAATAGCATCGCTTTGAACAACCGCGGTTATATCTTTGTGCAAAGCGGCCATTATTCAGCTAGTCGCGAGATATATGTTTTAAATTATCAAGGGGAGCTGCTCACTAGTTTCACATTACCAGAAGGCGATAGACTAATGCGTATAGACCAACATGGCTTTCTTTATGCTAGCGCAGAGCATCGTACCCTATTAAAAAAATATAAAATTGAGTATGAAGGATTTTAAACTTTCAATATATAATATCATTCGCTTTTTTCTTGGCATACTATTCCTTGCCACAGGCCTGGCTAAAATTCCGGATTTTTCATCTTTCTCATATGCCATTTCAAAGTTGGTTCCGGTTTCCCAGGAGTTAATTGTAACCCTTGCCATTAATATAATCATAATAGAAATTCTGTGCGGTATCGGGCTGTTGTCAGGGTTGTATAAAAAGCAAATCAGCCAAATTGTCTTCTTACTATTAGGCTTGTATATTTGTTTTCTTACGGCAGCTATTTTTCAGCACATCGACGTGGAATGCAAATGCTTTGCTTTTATCGGAATTTCTCTTTCTGCGCCACACCAGGTCATTGTGGATTTTATCTTGCTCAATCTATCGCTTTTTCTGGTTTTAAAAAGCCCAAAGCAAAAGAAACCCGTAGATTTTTCAAAATCATTTCTTCGGAAAAAAATGATTTACAGTTCTATTTTAGTTAGTTTTCTTTGGGCAAGCCTGGTTCTGGTGCAACCGCCTCTCCTGTTTGGCTCTAAAAGCCAAACCCCTATAAATCTTTCAGTCATTCAATCCTATTCTAATTCCAAAATGACAAACGGCAGTAAATCTAAAATCATTTTATTGGTTAACCGGGCCGACTTCAATTGCCATTTCTGCTTCCAGGATTTCCTGGCCTTTTGTGATGCACTAAAAGAAATGGAGTTCCCACAGGAAGCTGTCTCTATTATTGTGAAAAAACAACCCCGGGAAAGCGAAAAGCGCCAGTTGCAAATGTTGAAATTATGGCACAATCAAC
This DNA window, taken from candidate division KSB1 bacterium, encodes the following:
- a CDS encoding 6-bladed beta-propeller, which gives rise to MPDFSQGQIIQIKEIFTIGSSENELFYSIKDICIADDSTFYVADSKGFSVSKYNKDGTLIKRIGQRGQGPGEFSMEPFTVILVEDTLYVADGLGKIQLFNTKLEYLINLPGLLLSTFVVDSYTKRVISVTNSYEPKEVLLYLSFFNTKFEKTSSVIIDKPHEYFMLNRFQIAVDENHIILMFYHLNRIEIRDKNGHFRKKFSIEGLPNDVPITDMSKRLKKAKSLTPSHRQALSFLPDKFIFNSIALNNRGYIFVQSGHYSASREIYVLNYQGELLTSFTLPEGDRLMRIDQHGFLYASAEHRTLLKKYKIEYEGF
- a CDS encoding DoxX family membrane protein, encoding MKDFKLSIYNIIRFFLGILFLATGLAKIPDFSSFSYAISKLVPVSQELIVTLAINIIIIEILCGIGLLSGLYKKQISQIVFLLLGLYICFLTAAIFQHIDVECKCFAFIGISLSAPHQVIVDFILLNLSLFLVLKSPKQKKPVDFSKSFLRKKMIYSSILVSFLWASLVLVQPPLLFGSKSQTPINLSVIQSYSNSKMTNGSKSKIILLVNRADFNCHFCFQDFLAFCDALKEMEFPQEAVSIIVKKQPRESEKRQLQMLKLWHNQLGIIYPMILDRVELYEQSGVEKTTLVLLDNENRLILYETIPMKASRRLEILSRLKS